One stretch of Legionella birminghamensis DNA includes these proteins:
- a CDS encoding efflux RND transporter periplasmic adaptor subunit has translation MRFIRHSLLANLIVLAISLLCACNREQPKPTAAPAPEVVVAYPLKKKIIEWDEYTGRFQAVQEVDVRARVTGYLQEIKFKDGQRVKKGDVLFIIDPRSFDYALARAQAEFEVAKRRYERAIKLQKASFISTEVIDQRLQEMQVAQSRVNEAKLNVEFTQVTSPINGKISRYFVSVGNLIRQDDTVLTRVVSVDPIHFYFEASQNDLLKYIRLDRAGKRPSSDRYPNQILIQLPDEQGFPHQGKMDFVDNVVDQETGTIQGRALVPNPDAVIYPGLFGRARLIASGEYEALLLPDKAINMEQNRQFVYVVDDKNQAKRVYIELGPLRDSGFYIIRKGLKANEKVVIDGLQRIQTADQLVKPKLITLKE, from the coding sequence ATGAGATTTATACGGCATTCCCTATTAGCTAATCTGATTGTCCTTGCCATTTCTTTACTCTGTGCCTGTAATCGAGAACAGCCAAAACCCACAGCCGCCCCGGCTCCTGAGGTGGTTGTCGCCTATCCTCTGAAAAAGAAAATTATTGAATGGGATGAGTACACTGGACGTTTTCAGGCTGTCCAGGAAGTGGACGTGCGGGCAAGGGTAACCGGCTACCTTCAGGAAATTAAATTTAAAGACGGGCAACGGGTAAAAAAAGGCGATGTGCTTTTCATTATCGACCCCAGATCTTTTGATTATGCACTGGCACGGGCGCAGGCGGAATTCGAAGTAGCCAAAAGACGCTATGAACGCGCAATCAAACTGCAAAAGGCCAGTTTTATTTCAACAGAGGTTATCGATCAGCGGTTACAGGAGATGCAAGTTGCGCAAAGCAGAGTAAATGAAGCGAAATTAAATGTCGAATTTACCCAGGTCACTTCCCCCATTAACGGCAAAATCAGCCGATATTTTGTGAGTGTCGGTAATCTTATTCGTCAGGACGATACCGTGCTGACCCGGGTAGTCTCGGTAGATCCGATTCATTTTTATTTTGAAGCAAGCCAAAATGATTTATTGAAATATATTCGCCTTGATCGAGCCGGAAAACGACCCAGTTCCGATCGATACCCCAATCAGATCCTCATTCAGCTTCCTGATGAACAAGGCTTCCCGCATCAGGGCAAAATGGATTTCGTCGACAATGTGGTTGATCAGGAAACCGGCACTATTCAAGGCCGGGCACTGGTTCCCAATCCCGATGCAGTGATTTATCCAGGACTGTTCGGCAGGGCACGGCTGATTGCCAGCGGAGAATACGAGGCTTTATTGCTGCCTGATAAGGCCATTAACATGGAACAAAACCGTCAGTTTGTTTATGTCGTGGATGACAAGAATCAGGCAAAGCGGGTTTATATTGAATTAGGACCTTTACGCGATAGCGGTTTCTATATCATCCGAAAAGGATTGAAGGCTAACGAAAAAGTGGTAATTGATGGATTACAGCGCATTCAGACTGCCGATCAGTTGGTCAAACCGAAACTAATTACACTCAAGGAATAG
- a CDS encoding exodeoxyribonuclease III, producing MKVISFNANGIRAAARSGFYDWLKHQNADFVCIQETKAQLEQLLSDKIYHPESYHCDYYDAEKKGYSGVAIYARHKPQRIVKGLGFDFCDKEGRYIQFDYPKLSVVSLYLPSGTSGEIRQEVKFDFLKRFAAHLTNLKKEGRELILCGDYNIAHKQIDLKNWRSNQKNSGFLPEERAWMDMLFGEMGFVDAFRVKNQHPDQYTWWSQRSKTARANNIGWRIDYQVITPGLTESVEAVSIHSADRWSDHAPLVIEYNGDWCA from the coding sequence GTGAAAGTAATCAGTTTTAACGCAAATGGTATCCGTGCAGCAGCACGGAGCGGATTTTATGATTGGCTAAAACATCAGAATGCTGATTTTGTATGTATTCAGGAAACCAAGGCGCAACTTGAACAACTGCTTTCCGATAAGATTTATCATCCCGAATCCTATCACTGCGACTATTATGATGCCGAGAAGAAAGGTTATAGCGGCGTTGCCATCTATGCTCGCCACAAGCCGCAGCGCATTGTCAAAGGACTTGGATTTGATTTTTGTGATAAGGAGGGGCGGTATATTCAGTTTGATTACCCCAAACTGAGCGTAGTCTCCCTTTATCTTCCCTCTGGAACAAGCGGGGAGATTCGGCAGGAGGTCAAATTTGATTTCCTCAAACGGTTTGCCGCCCATTTGACAAATCTGAAAAAAGAGGGGCGAGAACTGATTCTTTGCGGCGATTACAACATCGCCCACAAGCAGATTGATTTGAAAAACTGGCGGTCTAATCAAAAGAACTCTGGATTTTTGCCGGAAGAGCGCGCCTGGATGGACATGCTTTTTGGCGAAATGGGATTTGTTGACGCATTCCGGGTTAAAAATCAGCATCCTGATCAATATACCTGGTGGTCTCAGCGCAGTAAAACCGCAAGAGCCAATAACATAGGATGGCGAATTGACTATCAGGTGATCACACCTGGTTTGACCGAGTCAGTCGAGGCGGTTTCTATACATTCTGC